The genomic segment CAGAGATCCCGATCGAGGCTCTGTAGTTTTACAGGTCGAGCCGATCCAGTGTGGCGGAGACTTTCCCGTAATGGCGGCAAACACACACCGCTATGAGTTTTCATATTTGAAGAGCACGGAATGCTTGGCAATGGATCTCGAAATGATCGCCATTTTAATGGTTCCAGAGCTTTCAGATCAGATTCGAGTCCGACAGGTACACGTTTGTTTTCACCTGCTACCTCATTCttaacaccattttcttttgGTGGtgatttttctttcttctttcgATGTTTCTTACTTTTCTTAGGTTTTCCTTGACGGAAGTATCCTGTATTGTTTAAGGCCTGTTGTTCTATGGGGACTTGAAGGGTGACTCCTCCCGCCATCCCACCCTCGCGGGACGGCGTTATAATCACCTTGTCAACAGTCTTCCGTTCACACAACCGTTTCTGGTCAGGTGATATAGAGTGAGTGCTGTGCGTGACTCGTGAGCTGTTTTCGGAAGCACGCGAGAGCGAGTGCGCGTTACTGGAATGTGGCGTTGTAGAAAGTTTAGTGACCGACATCAGGTTTCCCATCATGACTTCCGACTGTCGAACGGATCGTGATTCCCTTGAATCTAACGTTGTGTGTGGCGACGGTCTCTCGTGATCCCCATAGCAAGTCTTACTGTCCCGTACCTCTCGAAAGTCCCTGCGACCTTTAACATTAGACATAACCAAAGTGTTCACGAGCTGCGCGAGGTCCTGATGACGTTCCTTCCGTTTGTTGGCGTTCTTTTTATGTCTCCGTGACAATAAATCTACCGCGCCGCCATGAGCTACAGACCCGGATGACCTGCTCGAACGTTTTCCCTGTTTGTCCTCCGTACGGCTTTCCGTCTGTCCTTCGTCCGTTTGACCACGGAGATTACTTGGTTCATTTGAGACTACCGGTAGACGTGACTGATCTCCTTCTTTGGTGTAGTCTATATCGTAATCCTTGCAAATCTGTCTGATGTCCGCCGCACACTGACGGACAGCCAGGACCAAGTCTCCGACATCACCCTTGTTTCTCCGGACCGTCGTCTCGCGAGGAACTCGCCTTTGACTGATTTACACCACTTCCATTGGGGATAGGCGTCCTGTCAGCTTCCTCGCGATTTGGTTTATCGGATAATTTGACAAATTCGTCAGCTAGCTCACGCTTATAGTGATGTAATGCATTAACATCGACAGACGTAGTCAGAGAATCACAACTCACAGATTTCCCGATGTCCGTTCGGAAGCTATCGAATGCGGACGTAGGAGAAAAGGCTCGAGTATCATCTGACTTCCGGATCTTTCGCTTTGTGTTACTTCCGTAATCCGAATACTGCTTCCGTAATTCGTTTTTCTTGAGACGTGACAACAGTGCTATCGCCCCTGCACTCCGTTTATCAATGGCCTCTTCCAATGCGTTTCGGCCAAACAGATTTCTCAATGATAGGTCCACGTTTTGCTGACCGGAAGCGTGTAACTTCAGAATTAATTCCACCATGTTGACGTGATTGAGTTGACACGCGAACATGAGGCCCGTCATACCCTTGTTGTCCTGAGCATTAATATCGGTTCCTTCCTGAAACACAAAGACACCCAATATATTAGTAAGGAGACAAATAAATGAACGAATGTaataacatacaa from the Pecten maximus chromosome 4, xPecMax1.1, whole genome shotgun sequence genome contains:
- the LOC117325591 gene encoding ankycorbin-like — its product is MNPAEDKKVENMSDEFRLVVECQNPRQLQLLFTNGKNIEARNSRHETPLMAAIASVDSQLVTSIVETLISLGADTNVRNALRQTPFMYTCIMDYPEVAFLLLQKEGTDINAQDNKGMTGLMFACQLNHVNMVELILKLHASGQQNVDLSLRNLFGRNALEEAIDKRSAGAIALLSRLKKNELRKQYSDYGSNTKRKIRKSDDTRAFSPTSAFDSFRTDIGKSVSCDSLTTSVDVNALHHYKRELADEFVKLSDKPNREEADRTPIPNGSGVNQSKASSSRDDGPEKQG